In the genome of Xenopus tropicalis strain Nigerian chromosome 10, UCB_Xtro_10.0, whole genome shotgun sequence, the window GGGCAAGAATATTAGCCTGGGGTATTGAGGAAAGTTACATTAATGGAAAACCAAAcgttatatatacacatttacccCCATTATAGTAAAACCAAGGTCCTAATCTTTCCTGTCTTCCCTGCTACAACATCATGTGATGTGATTGGCTTGCATGTGTTAGCACTCATACCTTATTATGGCAGCCTGTAATAGAATCACTTTCCTCCCTGCGTAACTCAGAACTTGGCCCTGCCCTACAGGAACAAGATGAACATATAAAATAAACCCTGTGTATACATTCTGGAGggtgcacttcccctttaatcatcaCAGCTGGAACACAACAATTCCTATAGCAAGATAAAAGGAAAAACACTTTGTATCTCTTTATTTGGATACACAGGAAGACACCCCAAAAATCCCACCCACATCAGGGGAACAAACTATTAGAGAGGGCGAAGGTTAGTATGTAGAAGGGAATACTGCCGTGGCACTTACTTGCCCTGCAAATTCCACCCATCCGTTAACCTTCCCAAGGAGGAGGGGGTCATGTGACCACTGTGCTGTGCCATGTGTCCAAGCTTTCCAAGCCTCCATCTGAAGAGGAGACTGACAAGCAGGAAGGGGGATTGCCTCCACACccccttttatttataaattatgaaacaaacaaaaaaaaaaaagaattctgtaATGGCCAGGATTAAATTACTCTTGTTTTGTCCATAGAAAATAACCAAGTCCTTCTGTCtatgtacatatgtataaaaACCCGCAGAGGAGCTACAAGGCTTTCAGGTGAGGGGAGGCCCGGGAACACCGTTGAGGGCAACCTTGCGGCCTCGGCTGGCAGAATGGCCGTTCTGAAGGACAGAGGATGGGGGGAGCTCAGTGTTGGGGTTAGGGGAGCCCTGGCACGGGGTTGCTGGGCTGGGCAGAGAGGATGATGTAGAAGGAACAGGAGCGGGGCTGCTAGCCTTGTCGCTGGTGGATTCCCCCTCGGAGGTTGTTCCGCGATTAAAATCCAGGAGGCTTCGTGGACGACTGAACCTCAACCTCTTGCACGTGGGCTGGACCCGATACTTCAGCGGGAGAGGACCTGTCTGTTAGTGAGAAAAGGCTGGTCAGCAAATAGGCACGTTGCAATGAAGTCTGAGTGCACCCCAGGGGGAGGTAATACAATGAAACCTCAATTCTTCATACCCTGATTTTACGTTTTCCCTCATTTTTTGTTGTCCCAAAagactccccccaccccccccattcttcagacacacaagttagggggcacAGGCTACAAAGATGCCCTGTACTTCCTGCCAGCTCTATTGCATAGAAGGCCATACAAGCGGATCTGGGCCTGACTTGACAACCCATGTATTGGCCCAAATCGGGCTGATGCATTCATTGGTCCTAGGGCCAAGGATCGAATCATCCATGGGGCATACAGAGACCAGTCAGACAAGGACAGGATGAACGACTGATGCAAGACTTATTTGAAGGGCTATCCCactgacatctgcccaatttttgtcCATATATCAGGCTGAcgggccccatacactggccaataggTCTCCAGACTCAGTCTGGAAGGACCAGTTCAGAATCCAGAAGAAGCATTAGGCTCACGTGTCAGCAGGTTGACTTGACCAGGGTAATGCCATGTTGCTACACAGCCCCTATAAGGGCCAAAACGTGGCATTTTTTTATATGACTGTATTGTTGTATCGCTCAATGGTATAAAGAGGGTAAGGGTTATTAGTAGTAATCGTTACATGGTTACATTAATAACAtgcaaaatgggcaaaataaaGACCCATGTGACTTCCAGCTACTTACCCGTCCCCAAGGGTAAATATATGCAATGTCCATAAGTGTGTAATAGTCCTTTAGCGGCTCCTCCTCGTACAGAATTTCAACCTGAAATGAGCAATGCCATAACTTAGAAGAGTGCAGTCACTTGGGACAGAGATAGCTAACCTTGTCAGTCCCGCTATtactgaactacagctctcagcgCCACTGCCTTGGAGCACAACTAGTACTTCAGACCCTCAGTATAGTTAACCCTAAGTGGgaaagagtatatatatatagtgctgctGTATCCCACAGCCAAGCATAATCTCTGCTCCTACCTTGTATTTGCTGGGAACATCCATCTTGTTCCGTAAAAATTTGGCAAGATGTGTAATGGTCATGGCAGCTGGGCAGCGCAGGAATCGCAGACTGTTCCTCTGATTGAGAAAGAGCGTTGGTAACAGTGTTATGTACTGGCTGGGGTCTAACCCACAACTATGTCCCCTCAGACCCCAGAACATTGGGCCATAGCCATCTCAAGGGCAAGGCAACTGAAGCAGTGTCATTGGGCCATAAGTTTTAGAGGGCCCAAACCTGCCATGTTTGTGCAAGTCTGGGGTAATTGCAATGTTCtgaaatccattttctgcagtgatcttaatggCATTCCTGGGCCAGTCTGGCTAATGAGAGTGACAAAGGAAGGAGAGAAGAGAGGTGCATAATAAAGTTGTACAACCTAATACATTTCCAGCATTAGGCCAAACTCGTCATATTTTTTTTGGagaaaatgggtaaatatatacttatatttttcACCCCTTGCATTAAATTCTGCCTTTCTTACCTTTTCTAAGTCTTCACTGTCCAC includes:
- the pcgf2 gene encoding polycomb group RING finger protein 2 (The RefSeq protein has 1 substitution compared to this genomic sequence), which gives rise to MHRTMRIKMTELNPHLMCALCGGYFIDAATIVECLHSFCKTCILRYLEAHKFCPMCDSQVHKGRPLLSIRSDKTLQDIVYKLVPGLFRDEMKRRRDFYASYSRSKDSSSAEQGQKVLEAGEAPVQEEENISLSIQFSEDARDEIQDLVDSEDLEKRNSLRFLRCPAAMTITHLAKFLRNKMDVPSKYKVEILYEEEPLKDYYTLMDIAYIYPWGRTGPLPLKYRVQPTCKRLRFSRPRSLLDFNRGTTSEGESTSDKASSPAPVPSTSSSLPSPATPCQGSPNPNTELPPSSVLQNGHSASRGRKVALNGVPGPPLT